A region of Saimiri boliviensis isolate mSaiBol1 chromosome 10, mSaiBol1.pri, whole genome shotgun sequence DNA encodes the following proteins:
- the TMEM168 gene encoding transmembrane protein 168 — MCKSLRYCFSHCLYLAMTRLEEVNREVNMHSSVRYLGYLARINLLVAICLGLYVRWEKTANSLILVIFILGLFVLGIASILYYYFSMEAASLSLSNLWFGFLLGLLCFLDNSSFKNDVKEESTKYLLLTSIVLRILCSLVERISGYVRHRPTLLTTVEFLELVGFAIASTTMLVEKSLSVILLVVALAMLIIDLRMKSFLAIPNLLIFAVLLFFSSLETPKNPIAFACFFICLITDPFLDIYFSGLSVTERWKPFLYRGRICRRLSVVFAGMIELTFFILSAFKLRDTHLWYFVIPGFSIFGIFWMICHIIFLLTLWGFHTKLNDCHKVYFTHRTDNNSLDRIMASKGMRHFCLISEQLVFFSLLATAVLGAVSWQPTNGIFLSMFLIVLPLESMAHGLFHELGNCLGGTSVGYAIVIPTNFCSPDGQPTLLPPEHVQELNLRSTGMLNAIQRFFAYHMIETYGCDYSTSGLSFDTLHSKLKAFLELRTVDGPRHDTYILYYSGHTHGTGEWALAGGDILRLDTLLEWWREKNGSFCSRLIIVLDSENSTPWVKEVRKINDQYIAVQGAELIKTVDIEEADPPQLGDFTKDWVEYNCNSSNNICWTEKGRTVKAVYGVSKRWSDYTLHLPTGSDVAKHWMLHFPRITYPLVHLANWLCGLNLFWICKTCFRCLKRLKMSWFLPTVLDTGQGFKLVKS; from the exons ATGTGTAAATCACTGCGTTATTGCTTTAGTCATTGTCTGTATTTAGCAATGACGAGACTGGAAGAAGTAAATAGAGAAGTGAACATGCATTCGTCAGTGCGGTATCTTGGCTATTTAGCCAGAATCAATTTATTGGTTGCTATATGCTTAGGCCTATACGTAAGATGGGAGAAAACAGCAAATTccttaattttagtaatttttattctTGGTCTTTTTGTTCTTGGAATCGCCAGCatactctattattatttttcaatggaAGCAGCAAGTTTAAGTCTCTCCAATCTTTGGTTTGGATTCTTGCTTGGCCTCCTATGTTTTCTTGataattcatcttttaaaaatgatgtaaaaGAAGAATCAACCAAATATTTGCTTCTCACGTCCATAGTATTAAGGATACTGTGCTCTCTGGTGGAGAGAATTTCTGGTTATGTCCGTCATCGACCCACTTTACTAACCACAGTTGAATTTCTGGAACTTGTTGGATTTGCCATTGCCAGCACAACTATGTTGGTGGAGAAGTCTCTGAGTGTCATTTTGCTTGTTGTAGCTCTGGCTATGCTGATTATTGATCTGAGAATGAAATCTTTCTTAGCTATTCCCAACTTACttatttttgcagttttgttatttttttcctcattagaaACTCCCAAAAATCCCATTGCTTTTGcatgtttttttatttgcttgataACTGATCCTTTCCTTGACATTTATTTTAGTGGCCTTTCGGTAACTGAAAGATGGAAACCATTTTTGTACCGTGGAAGAATTTGCAGAAGACTTTCGGTCGTTTTTGCTGGAATGATTGAGctcacattttttattctttcagcatTTAAACTTAGAGACACTCATCTTTGGTATTTTGTAATACCTGGCTTTTCCATTTTTGGAATTTTCTGGATGATttgtcatattatttttcttttaactctttgGGGATTCCATACCAAATTAAATGACTGCCATAAAGTATATTTTACCCACAGGACAGATAATAATAGCCTTGATAGAATCATGGCATCCAAAGGGATGCGCCATTTTTGCTTGATTTCAGAGCAGTTGGTGTTTTTTAGTCTTCTTGCAACAGCAGTTTTGGGAGCAGTTTCCTGGCAG CCAACAAATGGAATCTTCTTGAGCATGTTTCTAATTGTTTTGCCATTGGAATCCATGGCTCATGGGCTCTTCCATGAATTGGGTAACTGCTTAGGAGGAACATCTGTTGGATATGCTATTGTGATTCCCACCAACTTCTGCAG tcctGATGGTCAGCCAACACTGCTTCCCCCAGAACATGTACAGGAGTTAAATTTGAGGTCTACTGGCATGCTCAATGCTATCCAAAGATTTTTTGCATATCATATGATTGAGACCTATGGATGTGACTATTCCACAAGTGGACTGTCATTTGATACTCTGCATTCCAAACTGAAAGCTTTCCTCGAACTTCGGACTGTGGATGGACCCAGACATGATACGTATATTTTGTATTACAGTGGGCACACCCATGGCACAGGAGAGTGGGCTCTAGCAG GTGGAGATATACTACGCCTTGACACACTTTTAGAATGGTGGAGAGAAAAGAATGGTTCCTTCTGTTCCCGGCTTATTATCGTATTAGACAGCGAAAATTCAACCCCTTGGGTGAAAGAAGTGAGGAAAATTAATGACCAGTATATTGCAGTACAAGGAGCAGAGTTGATAAAAACAGTAGATATTGAAGAAGCTGACCCACCACAGCTAGGTGACTTTACAAAAGACTGGGTAGAATATAACTGCAATTCCAGTAATAATATCTGCTGGACTGAAAAGGGACGCACAGTGAAAGCAGTATATGGTGTGTCAAAACGGTGGAGTGACTACACTCTGCATTTGCCAACGGGAAGCGACGTGGCCAAGCACTGGATGTTACACTTTCCTCGTATTACATATCCCCTAGTGCATTTGGCAAATTGGTTATGCGGTCTGAACCTTTTTTGGATCTGCAAAACTTGTTTTAGGTgcttgaaaagattaaaaatgagtTGGTTTCTTCCTACTGTGCTGGACACAGGACAAGGCTTCAAACTTGTCAAATCTTAA